GCATTTGTGAAGGCTCCCAAGGTCTAGACTTAACTGATGGTGAGATACCACGCGATTGAGCTGGATTCTTTGCAGCTGCAGGGCGTGCTTTTGAAGCAGAAGAAGGCCTAGTCGGAGGAGCAGACACACCAAGTGTCCTTGATGGGGTTGATGATCTAAGATTAGGTGTTGCTGATCTTTGAGAAGCCTTAGGAGCTGTCGAAGAAGATCTTGAAGTAGGTGTTGAGGCCCTGGAAGTGGATCGGGTAGTAGGCGTGGATGATCTCAGTGATGGAGCTGCAGGCTTTGCAGATGTTAAGGTGGGCCTGGAGGAAGGTGTGGAAGGCCTAGAGGTTTTAGTAGTAGAAGGTAATGTTGACCTTCTAGAGGGCGTTGAAGACCTCGAGGAAGCCGAGGATGGAGGCCCAGATGAGGAAGGCTTTTTGTTACTAGTGGTGGAAGAACCATGCCCTGGCATTGTTACATTATTCTTAGTGACTATATTGGACTTGGTTCTTGAACTAGGTTCTACTTGGATATTAGAAACCTGTAACATGATAATAACAAGAAAGTTGCACATATCAAATCAACTAGAGAAAGAAAACAGAATGTCTCAAATATTCATAGGTGGAATTTTAAAAGATAACTTGTCAATTGAATTTGAGGTTGGTGCATCCAACCAATTGTTCTGGTTTTGCAGCATACACAAATTTAGATAGATTAAATTGTTCATACACACCCTAGGCTTTAATGCCGTTGGACGAGTTTTATGAATCTCTGCTTCGCTCTTTACTGATATATGTGGTTCCTTTTCAAGAGTTGGAAAAAGAGGAGCATCTGGCGGCGAAAGAAGCCTAAAACAGAACAAACTTCTCGTCAGAACGATGGATGCCATTGCAATGGACAAAGCTTATAATGCAACAAAAATCCAGAAAATATGACTGAGTCATATGTGATTATATTATTCAGTTTAGACAATTTCAGCATAGCAGAGAAGTCCAAATTTACATAAGAAGCAACTTGGTGTGTTGCACACAAAGAGAATAcaattgtttttccacttcttaaggTTTCAATTTGAAATCAGCAACAATATGAATATTTTGAAGGAGTATATTTGAAAACTAAAGCTTGATGCTAACTTAATTCTTTTGGAGGATCAGAAAAGGTACCAGAATCAACTTTGATGTTAAAATTAGAAATCGGAAATTTCAAGTTATACCAACACccaatcatatattttcatgtAGACAAAAGTAGTTAACTTTCCTTAACAATGTATGAGCCATTCATCATGCTTGAATAATGATAAGAACAAAGACAATTAAGGTTCAAAGCATAAAAAGATATCTCAAGTGGGGACTgctcaaaaacaaaaacaaaaagaagaaaacaatcatACACTTTTATCATTCTAAAAGCCAACTTATGAAATAATTATCTGCAATTTTTATATACTTCTCATCTCATTATCTTAACTACTTTCGACTAAACTAGCACACCATTTTGATTTACTATCAGTTCCACACCAGATCAGCTATAAAAATAGTGGCCCACAAGAAAATTAAGGTTTAATTAAAATTCCCTTTTGAATCCAATTATAGTAATCTACAAGATCTAGATACTCTCATAAGAGTATGactcaaattaaacaattaacaaaaagtttaaaagaccCAATTACCAATCATAATCAGACTTATCATTCTCCGAATTCAAGAACTCTTCAACCCCAGTCTTCCTAGGAGGCACTGAAGATACGATCTTAGAAATGGTAGAGTTCTCTCTATTGGATTCTGCAGTGAACAACAGCATAAGCTCACATAATAAAGCACCATGAAAAAAGAAAAGGGGCgtgaagaaaaagataaaagaaaaagaaacataccCAAATTGGACAAATCAAGTTCCTCAGAGTCTTGGAGAAAGAGCAGGTTGTTCTTCTcattctccttctccttcctcctCATCTCAAGGAACAAGGCAAGTTCCTCGTCTCTCTCCTTCATCACCATCACCTCAGCTTCTAGAAGCCTCTTCTGATGTTAAAAACAAGAACTCAGAAGATCACACCTTTGATTATCCCCTCAAGCACCAAGTTCCAAAGTTGAACTCTTTCAATCAGAACGATGAGCCAAAAGGGTATCACAAGGATCTAAGAATGAATGGATATGGTGTCAACACAAGTTGCCTTCAAAGTTCCAATAAGCTAAGAAACTCAGCAAGAGAGAGAGGtgaatcaatcaatcaatcaatcattcagATCACATGTACAAGGTAGATTGGTGTGATGTGCTTTGAATGTGCTCGAAGATTTTGATCTTATGTTTGCTATGACAATGTTGGAAGCTGCGGTGGTGGTGGTTATTGCTGCGTGCAACTTTGTCCGTAGTTGACTGTTTGGCATTCAGATGTTTGAAAATGGAAGACATAGACCAAAGATAAAAAAACAACACTAGACTAGATTTGAATTCAATTTATGCGGTTTATTTAATTGTTCTGCTgacattattatttattacattAAAAAATTCGAAATGGGTTTTCTCTTAATCTTCCTAAATCTATAATATTGGAATTTGAATTGGCATTAGAGTTGCTCCACATGTTTTAAGTTTAATGAAGTTGCCCCCTATTCGGGtagaaatttttttctctttcctattATAAGGtatgtttatataatttttagaatCGTGAGAGCTATACACAAAAAAATCAACCATCAAATTgactattaataatataaaatatgggataaaatatttgaataaattaaaaGGGAGTCAAATATTACTAATATTATCTAAAGCAAGAAATGGTATCTGAATCACCCAAAAgccttatttatatatatatcgaATTAGAATAATTCGATTTGCAATTTTTATTAGTAAATCGAATTAAACTAAGTAGAATTATTAGACCGCATATAAATCGAATTAGACAATTTTGATTTACAGATGAATCAAGTAAATCAAAATAGACTAGTCAGATTTATGCATGGGTGGTTTGACTCCAAGTAAATTGAATTAGGCTATTCCGATTTATCTTGTTAGAGATCAAAACACATAAATCGAATTAGTTCAAGTAGATTTGCTATTGTTTTAGCAACATATTTAAATGGAGGCAGAGTAATTCGATTTAGAAGGGAGCAAATGTGTATAAATAGTTGTGGAATGTGAATTCTCCATCATAGTGAGCCTCACAATGGCTAGTGATAAGAGATTTTTTGTTTTGGTGCACTATAGAGAgtcgattaagaaaaaaaatgcGTTCTAAAATTTAGTTTACGGATAAGGATCCGCTTAGCATTTTCATTAGAGTTTCGACGAGTTTCACCGAGTTTAAGGATAATATAATCCAAAAACTAGGTCTACAAAGCTTGAAACGGGTGGAGAAGTTATTTTACAGAATTCTGATCTTGATTTTGCGGGATGATGTGAAGTATGATTCGTTTGTCATAGGCAGTGATGAAGATTTGGAAGTGTTGTTCCATTGTCATCGGTAATTTTCGGAGGTAAGTACCCCCTGAGCTGTTGACAAAGCTTGTAGATGTGGTCTCTAAATGAGGAGGTTCTAATTGGAGGAGCTTTAAAGGTCCTACCAACTTAATAGCATTCTTGATGGCTACACGGCATAGGCACCTGTATAACCAATACAGAGCGGTAAATTTTCAACTATAACTGTCCATGTCCTCTAACCTCACCATGTATGAAAGCCACCTGATATGCATACGAGTACCGGACTTGTTGTCGAAGATCTGCGTTGATAGTAGCATCATAATGTACACTCTAGTGTACCTCCGGACTGTTTCCTTGCCTACCCCCTCTGGAAGGTGACTGAAGGTCTGCTGCATCCAAGTGCACTTCACAATGAACTTGTCGATGTAGTCAGGTGGCGGCATCACACCTAACAACTCCTGAAACCTCGCCCACACCGGCCGTCCTCCCTCGATGTATGTCTCAAAGTCTGTCAAACATCCACTGACATAGTGACCGTCGATTGGGAGCCCTAGCTGATAGGCCACATTCTGTAACGTAACTGTGCACTCACCGAACGGCAGATGAAAAGTATGAGTCTTTGGACACCATCTCTCACAAATTCAATGACTAACGGCTCATCCAACTTGAACCAGTGATCATTAAGCCTCATGAGATGGGCCAGCCGAGCTATCTGGACATATGGCATGATCCTATCATTTAACGGCATACCGTCTGCCTCCTCATACTCGAGATGCAGCAATGGACTGCATGACATCAAAAAAATACTCTTATAATcccaaaattttacaaaaaaataacttatttaaaacgGATTTTTTTAATTGTCTTTTTACTTTAACCATATACTTCTATTAAATTCTTAGAATCCCTTATCTAAcatctattttttattagtatactTTAACACTCTACTATCTTTCTAGCTAATTATATTATCCCTCGTCGAGATTTACAGAttctattaattataatattcacCTTCTAAACAGTTTAATATCAGTAAATGACTTCTAACACATTGTGACCACTAAATCAAACCTCTAACTACTACTACAAGTTTACACCTTTTAATCATGTTGATAAATAAGATCTAATCGATTTAATCAAAACTAACACATAGGATTTTTCTTACATAAAATAAAACGTTTCATTGTACTAATATCAGCGTGCACACTACCAACGATATGTGCGATTTCATCTAAGCGGTAAATCTGAGTCGGGTCGTCTTCCATTATGCTAGGCAGCATTGCTTTC
The sequence above is drawn from the Arachis hypogaea cultivar Tifrunner chromosome 4, arahy.Tifrunner.gnm2.J5K5, whole genome shotgun sequence genome and encodes:
- the LOC112797008 gene encoding uncharacterized protein, with product MVMKERDEELALFLEMRRKEKENEKNNLLFLQDSEELDLSNLESNRENSTISKIVSSVPPRKTGVEEFLNSENDKSDYDWLLSPPDAPLFPTLEKEPHISVKSEAEIHKTRPTALKPRVSNIQVEPSSRTKSNIVTKNNVTMPGHGSSTTSNKKPSSSGPPSSASSRSSTPSRRSTLPSTTKTSRPSTPSSRPTLTSAKPAAPSLRSSTPTTRSTSRASTPTSRSSSTAPKASQRSATPNLRSSTPSRTLGVSAPPTRPSSASKARPAAAKNPAQSRGISPSVKSRPWEPSQMPGFSHDAPPNLKTSLPERPASVTRSRPGAPSSRPPSSSGEATSNEKPRRQSSAPSKGRPSTGSAYSGQSSLHALSRARFTDGDEDSPVVIGTKMVERVVNMRKLAPPKHVDHHSANNNSNGKSSSGSSGFGTTLSKKSLDMAMRHMDIRRSFQGNIRPHVTNIPASSMYSVRSGGSLKSKAAGVSDSPLATSSTASSEPISCDGSEVEESNFGS